A window of the Synergistaceae bacterium genome harbors these coding sequences:
- a CDS encoding response regulator transcription factor produces MVEDDDNIRDLVSYALNSAGFETTGFAEGERFFAQIKTVLPSLVLLDIMLPGNDGISILKSLKASDHTKWIPVIMLTAKSAEHDRIRGLDLGADDYITKPFSVMEAIARVRAVLRRSEAEEERRTSGKMEVAGVVLDNRRRTVRVEGKEVILTYKEFELLHYLMMNEDIVLSREKLLDQVWGVDYCGESRTVDMHVKSLRQKLGKAGGIIKTVRNVGYKAGK; encoded by the coding sequence GTGGTTGAGGACGACGACAACATCCGGGATTTGGTCTCCTATGCCCTGAACTCTGCGGGTTTCGAGACCACGGGGTTCGCGGAGGGGGAGCGTTTTTTCGCCCAGATCAAAACGGTTCTACCCTCCTTGGTTTTGCTGGATATCATGCTTCCGGGGAACGACGGAATCTCCATCCTCAAAAGCCTGAAGGCGTCGGACCACACCAAGTGGATCCCGGTCATCATGCTCACTGCGAAAAGCGCCGAGCACGACAGAATCAGGGGGCTGGACCTGGGCGCGGACGACTACATCACGAAGCCCTTTTCCGTGATGGAGGCCATCGCTCGGGTAAGGGCCGTATTGCGCCGAAGCGAAGCGGAGGAGGAAAGGAGAACCTCCGGGAAGATGGAAGTCGCCGGGGTCGTTTTGGACAACCGCAGGCGCACCGTGCGCGTGGAGGGCAAGGAAGTGATCTTGACCTATAAAGAGTTCGAGTTGCTCCATTACCTGATGATGAACGAAGATATCGTGCTGAGCCGGGAGAAGCTTCTGGACCAGGTGTGGGGGGTTGATTACTGCGGCGAAAGCCGAACGGTGGACATGCACGTGAAATCTCTACGCCAAAAGCTCGGCAAGGCGGGTGGCATCATCAAGACCGTGCGCAATGTGGGGTACAAAGCGGGAAAGTAA
- a CDS encoding PAS domain-containing protein, producing the protein MSGVLVTSFALCAVFYGQFVSAVQAGVRERVEFFKDGSSVAAIAAFPSVYSMGYSMGYSTGRSVDMNDLRVSVIDPDGTVEYDNTVQAESLPNHLDRKEVQVALESGVGEIKRFSSTLREETYYYAVRLSDGKILRAAKTTRSAFSMFGGALPVVVCAALAIVVAGNVVAGKLTNRIVEPINEVQVDTVLTPPYEELSPFVRAITAQRGRIIEQLEDLQRKTDTIDAIMDNMREGVVLVDGRGIILSANKSVLRIFGAETAKESAPKSMAPKSMEGKNILELLRDIDLLKNMRNALSGRSGEMDLERSGQTYRVYFSSVSHSGAIILFLNTTERAKAEKIRREFSANVSHELKTPLTSISGYAEMLVNGMAKEEDRSSFAEKIKDEATRLIALVEDIMMISEMVEGRSLETIEDVNLAAVAGEAVDALALKAEENEISVTIDVPVAGKEAVLKANRAMIYEMFYNLIDNAVKYNKPGGAVKVSVGRDERDDGRVTVSVSDTGIGIPEEAQARVFERFYRVDKSRSRKTGGTGLGLAIVKHIALACNAKVVLTSRLGEGTTVTVNFGV; encoded by the coding sequence ATGAGCGGTGTTTTGGTCACCTCTTTTGCGCTCTGTGCCGTTTTTTATGGTCAATTTGTCTCCGCGGTACAAGCGGGGGTCAGAGAGCGCGTGGAATTCTTCAAAGACGGCTCCTCCGTAGCGGCGATAGCAGCGTTTCCATCCGTATATTCTATGGGATATTCTATGGGATATTCTACGGGGCGTTCCGTGGACATGAATGACTTGCGCGTTTCCGTCATAGACCCGGATGGGACGGTGGAGTACGATAACACCGTCCAAGCGGAAAGCCTACCGAACCACTTGGATCGGAAAGAAGTGCAAGTGGCCCTCGAATCTGGCGTTGGGGAGATCAAACGTTTCTCCTCCACGCTGAGGGAGGAAACGTATTATTACGCGGTTAGGCTCTCGGACGGCAAAATTTTGCGCGCGGCGAAAACCACCAGGAGCGCTTTCTCAATGTTCGGTGGAGCGTTGCCCGTCGTTGTCTGTGCAGCGCTGGCTATTGTCGTCGCCGGCAACGTCGTCGCCGGGAAACTGACGAACCGCATCGTAGAACCCATTAATGAGGTACAGGTCGACACAGTGCTAACACCACCTTACGAGGAACTGTCCCCTTTCGTCCGCGCGATAACGGCACAACGCGGGCGCATTATCGAGCAACTGGAAGATTTACAAAGGAAGACGGACACCATCGACGCAATCATGGACAACATGAGGGAGGGCGTTGTTCTCGTCGATGGGCGGGGAATCATTCTTTCCGCCAACAAAAGCGTTTTACGTATTTTCGGAGCCGAAACGGCAAAAGAGTCGGCCCCGAAATCAATGGCCCCGAAATCAATGGAAGGAAAAAACATTTTGGAACTTCTGCGAGATATCGACCTCCTGAAAAACATGCGGAACGCTCTCTCTGGTCGCAGCGGAGAAATGGACTTGGAGCGTTCCGGCCAAACATACCGCGTGTATTTCAGCTCCGTGAGCCACAGCGGTGCGATTATTTTGTTTCTGAACACCACGGAACGAGCTAAGGCAGAGAAAATACGCCGCGAGTTTTCCGCCAACGTTTCCCACGAGCTAAAAACACCGCTTACGAGTATATCAGGTTACGCGGAGATGCTCGTGAACGGTATGGCCAAGGAGGAAGATCGGTCTTCCTTCGCCGAGAAAATTAAAGACGAGGCTACACGTTTGATCGCCCTGGTGGAGGACATTATGATGATCTCCGAGATGGTTGAGGGGAGGTCTCTGGAGACCATCGAGGACGTGAACCTGGCAGCCGTCGCCGGAGAGGCCGTCGATGCGCTGGCGTTAAAGGCCGAGGAAAACGAAATTTCCGTGACCATAGATGTGCCCGTGGCGGGAAAGGAGGCTGTCCTCAAGGCAAACCGCGCCATGATCTACGAAATGTTTTATAATCTTATCGACAACGCTGTCAAGTACAACAAACCAGGGGGCGCCGTGAAGGTGTCGGTCGGTAGAGACGAGAGGGATGACGGGCGCGTCACGGTGTCCGTTTCGGACACGGGCATAGGGATTCCAGAAGAAGCGCAGGCCAGGGTATTCGAGCGATTTTACAGAGTGGATAAATCTCGGTCGAGAAAAACGGGGGGGACAGGTCTGGGGCTCGCGATCGTCAAGCATATCGCCCTAGCCTGTAACGCAAAAGTGGTGTTGACGAGCCGCTTAGGAGAAGGAACCACTGTGACGGTGAACTTTGGAGTCTAA
- the phoU gene encoding phosphate signaling complex protein PhoU: protein MRLRFDEQLSKLNTSLIEMGALVEHAIARATKVLEEQDVEAARQIIAGDEAINEQERDIESMCLKLLLHQQPVAGDLRQVSTALKMITDMERIGDHAADISELCVYLAGQTYIKKLEHISTMAAGTIKMVKESIDSFVKKDLALAQAVIAYDDVVDDVYSTIKKELIGLVHENVENGEQAFDLLQIAKYYERIGDHAVNIAEWVIFSITGKHKNKQVL from the coding sequence ATGCGGCTCCGTTTTGACGAGCAACTATCGAAGCTAAATACGAGTTTGATCGAAATGGGTGCCCTCGTCGAGCACGCCATCGCCCGGGCGACGAAGGTCCTGGAGGAGCAGGACGTGGAGGCGGCGCGACAGATCATCGCTGGAGACGAAGCGATCAACGAGCAGGAACGCGACATCGAGAGCATGTGCTTGAAGCTGTTGTTGCACCAACAACCGGTGGCTGGAGATCTGCGTCAGGTGTCAACGGCGCTCAAGATGATTACGGATATGGAGCGCATAGGAGACCATGCCGCGGATATCTCGGAACTCTGCGTTTACCTGGCCGGCCAAACCTACATTAAGAAACTGGAGCACATTTCCACTATGGCGGCCGGCACCATCAAGATGGTGAAGGAGAGCATTGACTCCTTCGTGAAAAAAGACCTGGCTCTGGCCCAAGCGGTCATCGCTTATGACGACGTGGTGGACGACGTGTACTCGACGATCAAGAAAGAGTTGATCGGGCTGGTGCACGAAAACGTGGAAAATGGAGAACAGGCCTTTGACCTATTGCAGATCGCGAAGTACTATGAGCGCATAGGAGATCACGCCGTGAACATCGCCGAGTGGGTTATCTTTTCGATTACGGGAAAACACAAAAATAAACAAGTGTTGTAG